CTCGGATTCAGGGGGTCCTTGCAACACCTGGATTTTCTGGTTGTTCGTTTGAGAGTAGTTGCTGGAGTTTCTCTGCGGGTGTTGCGTAGCCGTGACGTTTGCGGGGGCGATCGTTTAGTTCGGTGGCAACAAGGTCGAGGATCCCAGGGCCGTGAAGGGACAGATCCGTTCCCTTTGGAAAGTACTGGCGCAGCAGGCCATTGGTGTTCTCGTTGGATCCGCGTTGCCAGGGACTGTGCGGATCGCAGAAGTAAACTTTGAGTCCGGTCGCGGCTGCGATCTGCACATGTCGTGTTAGTTCTTTGCCCTGGTCCCATGTGAGAGACCTGCGCAGTAGCTCTGGCAGCTGCCCCATTTTCTCGACGATCGCGTCCTGTACCTGCATCGCGCTATGACCATCGGGCAGGTGCAGCAGCATGACGAACCCACTGGCGCGTTCTACCAGGGTGCCGATGGCGGTGGCGCCGTCTTTCCCCATGATTAAATCGCCTTCCCAGTGGCCGGGAACCTTCCGGGTATCGGCCTCGGGCGGGCGCTCACTGACATTGACCATGCCAGGTATACGACCGCGCCGCTTATCGGCTGTGCGGTTGGGTTTACGCAGGCTGCGGCCGGTTCTCAAGTGTCTGGCGAGTTCCCGTTTCAGGCTGCCTCGAGTCTGGACGTACAGCGACCGGTAGATCGATTCATGTGA
The sequence above is drawn from the Hoyosella subflava DQS3-9A1 genome and encodes:
- a CDS encoding IS30 family transposase, with the translated sequence MVMTRPRKRADIQREFWLRIRSGESITDAAASMGFHRQTVTRWFRKTGGVTPSLVKPPSGRYLSFEEREMIGMRYAAKCSIREIARQLDRAPSTVKREIDRGYSKTSGNRRYYTPTYAQAKAEERAQRPKDSKLATNERLRSYVQDQLKRNLSPQQIAGRLKVDFPDDEEMRVSHESIYRSLYVQTRGSLKRELARHLRTGRSLRKPNRTADKRRGRIPGMVNVSERPPEADTRKVPGHWEGDLIMGKDGATAIGTLVERASGFVMLLHLPDGHSAMQVQDAIVEKMGQLPELLRRSLTWDQGKELTRHVQIAAATGLKVYFCDPHSPWQRGSNENTNGLLRQYFPKGTDLSLHGPGILDLVATELNDRPRKRHGYATPAEKLQQLLSNEQPENPGVARTP